Proteins encoded within one genomic window of Pseudalkalibacillus sp. SCS-8:
- a CDS encoding ABC transporter ATP-binding protein: MIHLNNVTKKYLTKVALRNVNLELEKGKIIGLVGENGSGKSTTLKLIAGLAKPTKGAVTVNGEKVTRRIADRVSYLSELDEYYEFYTVGKTIDFVASQFADFNSDKAEEIREYMKLDRDVKVKHLSKGNRGRLKIVLTLAREVPVILMDEPLSGLDPMARNSIVKGLLSFMDLENQVVLITTHEIREIEMVLDEVIAIKDGDIIGHHNVEQLRIENGMGIVDWMTKAYE, from the coding sequence ATGATCCATTTGAATAATGTAACGAAGAAATATTTAACCAAAGTCGCGTTACGTAATGTGAACCTTGAACTGGAAAAAGGGAAAATCATAGGGCTTGTCGGAGAAAACGGGAGTGGTAAATCGACCACTTTAAAACTGATTGCAGGACTTGCTAAACCGACTAAAGGTGCTGTCACAGTAAACGGAGAAAAAGTTACCCGCCGTATAGCGGACCGTGTCTCCTATCTGTCGGAGCTGGATGAATACTATGAATTTTATACTGTCGGAAAGACAATCGATTTTGTGGCCTCACAGTTTGCCGATTTCAATAGTGATAAAGCGGAAGAAATACGTGAATACATGAAACTCGACCGGGATGTGAAAGTGAAACATCTGTCGAAAGGAAACCGGGGCCGTTTGAAAATTGTGCTGACACTCGCTCGAGAAGTTCCAGTCATTTTGATGGATGAACCTCTATCAGGACTCGATCCGATGGCACGGAATTCAATTGTAAAAGGCCTTCTTTCTTTCATGGATTTAGAGAATCAGGTTGTCCTCATCACAACCCACGAAATTCGAGAAATTGAAATGGTCCTTGATGAGGTCATCGCTATTAAAGATGGCGATATCATCGGACACCACAATGTCGAACAACTCCGCATCGAAAACGGAATGGGCATCGTCGACTGGATGACCAAAGCATACGAATGA
- a CDS encoding rod shape-determining protein has product MFSRDVGIDLGTANVLIYVKGRGIVLDEPSVVAIDKNTNRVLGVGEVARKMVGRTPGNIVAIRPLKDGVIADFETTEAMLKYFLDKIDVRGLIGKPRILICTPTNITTVEQKAIREAAQKSGAKQVFLEEEPKVAAVGAGMDIIQPYGNMVIDIGGGTTDVAVLSLGDIVTASSIKVAGDKFDQDILAYIKQKYKLLIGERTSEDIKVQVATVFPGARNEEMDIRGRDMVSGLPKNITVRSAEIEEALRESIYSVVLTAKSVLEKTPPELSADIIDRGIILTGGGALLHGIDQLLSEELKVPVHIADDPMTCVARGTGLMLEHIDRLPAAR; this is encoded by the coding sequence GTGTTTTCAAGGGATGTGGGTATTGATCTGGGTACAGCCAATGTGCTCATTTACGTAAAAGGACGGGGGATTGTCCTCGACGAGCCATCAGTCGTCGCAATTGATAAAAACACCAATCGTGTTTTGGGTGTCGGTGAAGTGGCTCGTAAAATGGTAGGCCGGACTCCTGGAAATATCGTTGCTATAAGACCACTTAAAGACGGTGTCATCGCTGATTTCGAAACGACCGAAGCGATGCTGAAATATTTCTTGGATAAGATTGATGTAAGGGGGCTGATCGGTAAGCCTAGAATCTTGATCTGTACACCTACGAACATTACGACAGTCGAACAAAAAGCCATCCGTGAAGCGGCTCAGAAAAGTGGTGCGAAACAAGTATTCCTTGAAGAAGAGCCGAAAGTAGCCGCAGTTGGAGCAGGCATGGATATTATTCAGCCTTACGGTAACATGGTCATTGACATAGGCGGTGGAACAACAGATGTTGCCGTATTATCCTTGGGCGATATCGTCACCGCCTCTTCGATTAAAGTCGCAGGGGACAAGTTCGATCAAGACATTCTCGCTTACATCAAACAAAAATATAAGCTCTTGATCGGTGAACGAACTTCAGAAGACATCAAGGTGCAAGTCGCAACGGTCTTTCCAGGGGCTCGGAACGAAGAAATGGATATCCGAGGTCGCGACATGGTAAGTGGGCTCCCGAAAAATATCACGGTTCGTTCTGCTGAAATCGAAGAGGCATTGAGAGAGTCCATTTACTCAGTCGTATTGACTGCCAAGAGCGTGTTGGAGAAAACTCCTCCAGAACTTTCTGCTGACATCATTGACAGAGGAATCATCCTCACAGGTGGAGGAGCGCTTTTACATGGAATCGATCAATTGTTGTCTGAGGAATTGAAGGTTCCTGTCCATATTGCGGATGATCCGATGACTTGCGTAGCACGTGGAACAGGGTTGATGCTTGAGCACATCGACAGATTGCCAGCAGCTCGTTAA
- a CDS encoding flagellar hook-basal body protein — translation MFRGFYTAASGMVAQQRRQDLLTNNLANANTPGFKADQASLHAFPQMLLSQLGGKEVGGKTIPTKNQLGTLATAVYMQEAVPAFRQGDLQETGNNLDIALLQGAVPTDEESGAEGALFFTVQNGQGEVRLTRNGNFSLDEAGNLVTANGDFVLDTNGDPIQIEGTEFTMDSNGVIRETGVQMNVGLVQNPNLLMKEGNGLFRLEEEDGLVPATDDPNVSYQLKQGFVERSNVDVEQTMVEMLSAYRTFEANQKVLQAYDRTMEKSSNEIGRLG, via the coding sequence ATGTTTCGTGGTTTTTACACAGCAGCTTCCGGAATGGTTGCGCAGCAACGACGCCAGGATCTATTGACGAACAATCTAGCAAATGCCAATACACCCGGTTTCAAGGCTGACCAGGCCTCCCTTCACGCCTTCCCTCAAATGCTCTTAAGTCAGTTGGGCGGAAAGGAAGTTGGAGGCAAGACCATACCTACGAAAAATCAACTTGGAACGCTTGCGACTGCTGTTTATATGCAAGAAGCGGTTCCAGCCTTCCGACAAGGTGACTTACAAGAAACAGGTAACAACCTGGACATTGCCCTACTGCAAGGCGCAGTGCCGACAGATGAAGAATCAGGGGCAGAGGGTGCTCTGTTTTTCACGGTTCAAAATGGGCAAGGAGAAGTCCGCTTGACCCGGAATGGGAACTTTTCTCTCGATGAAGCAGGAAATCTAGTAACTGCAAATGGAGACTTTGTACTTGATACAAATGGTGATCCAATCCAAATAGAAGGTACAGAATTTACAATGGACTCGAATGGTGTTATCCGAGAGACGGGTGTACAGATGAACGTCGGTCTCGTTCAAAATCCGAATCTATTAATGAAAGAAGGCAACGGTCTTTTCCGTTTGGAAGAGGAAGACGGGCTTGTTCCGGCAACGGACGATCCGAATGTCTCCTATCAATTGAAGCAAGGGTTCGTTGAACGTTCGAATGTGGATGTCGAACAAACGATGGTCGAGATGCTGAGTGCGTATCGCACGTTCGAAGCGAACCAAAAAGTTTTGCAAGCGTATGACCGGACGATGGAAAAATCTTCGAATGAAATTGGCCGCTTAGGCTAA
- a CDS encoding circularly permuted type 2 ATP-grasp protein, with protein sequence MFKTYETESFFDEMLQETGRPRSHYQTLYDRLSALPEDELKVRHEAAQQNFLRQGITFTVYNDTQGTERTIPFDFVPNIIPKDEWEKLEKGLIQRVKALNLFLDDVYNGQQILKDGLIPRELVVTCNHFYPQVTKIKVPRRNHIFMAGIDLVKDDNGEFRVLEDNLRNPSGLSYVFQNRYVMRHIFPDFFQDYEVQSLENQFSHIHDALSSIAPNGVSNPNIVLLTPGIYNSAYFDHSFIAQQLGIELVEGRDLLVRDRIVYMKTTRGLKRVDVIYRRIDDDFLDPLEFRPDSMLGVSGLIDAYRAGNVTISNGIGNGVADDKAIYHYVPSMIRYYLGEEPIIKNVETYFLRDEEQRKYVLENLDKLVVKQTDGSGGYNLLIGPHASEEEREAYRVQIEKNPGNYIAQPMIKLSRLPVFRGEKFAGCHIDVRAFIFNGEHPHVFPGGLTRVALKEGSVVVNSSQGGGGKDTWVMTE encoded by the coding sequence ATGTTCAAGACGTATGAAACAGAATCGTTCTTTGACGAGATGCTCCAGGAAACAGGAAGGCCGCGAAGTCATTATCAGACCCTTTATGATCGATTGTCGGCCCTTCCCGAAGATGAGTTGAAGGTCCGTCATGAGGCTGCTCAGCAGAACTTCCTCAGGCAAGGGATCACGTTCACTGTCTACAATGATACGCAAGGGACAGAGCGTACGATTCCATTTGATTTCGTCCCGAACATCATCCCGAAGGATGAGTGGGAGAAGCTCGAGAAAGGGCTGATCCAGCGGGTCAAAGCGTTGAACCTCTTTTTGGACGATGTATACAACGGACAGCAAATCCTGAAGGATGGCCTCATCCCGCGTGAACTCGTCGTAACCTGCAACCATTTCTATCCTCAAGTAACAAAGATTAAAGTTCCACGTCGGAATCACATCTTTATGGCTGGAATCGATCTGGTCAAGGATGACAACGGAGAGTTCCGAGTACTCGAAGACAACCTGCGGAATCCGTCAGGTCTTTCATATGTATTCCAAAATCGTTATGTCATGCGCCACATTTTCCCTGACTTTTTCCAAGACTATGAAGTTCAGTCTCTTGAAAACCAGTTTTCTCACATCCATGATGCCCTATCATCAATTGCTCCGAACGGTGTCAGCAACCCGAACATCGTGCTTCTCACACCTGGTATTTACAACTCTGCTTATTTTGATCATAGTTTCATAGCGCAACAGCTTGGCATCGAGCTCGTCGAAGGCCGGGATCTTCTCGTGCGCGATCGTATCGTTTATATGAAAACGACTCGTGGACTGAAACGCGTCGACGTCATCTACCGACGAATTGACGATGACTTCCTCGATCCGCTTGAGTTCAGACCTGATTCCATGCTTGGCGTATCTGGTCTCATCGATGCGTACAGAGCGGGTAATGTGACGATCAGCAACGGTATCGGTAACGGCGTAGCTGACGACAAAGCGATTTATCATTATGTTCCGAGCATGATCCGCTATTACCTCGGCGAGGAGCCGATCATCAAGAACGTTGAGACGTACTTTTTACGAGACGAAGAGCAAAGGAAATACGTGCTCGAAAACCTCGACAAGCTGGTCGTCAAACAAACGGATGGTTCCGGAGGCTACAATCTCCTGATCGGACCTCATGCTTCAGAAGAGGAACGTGAGGCGTACCGTGTTCAGATCGAGAAAAATCCGGGCAACTACATCGCTCAGCCGATGATCAAGCTTTCCCGTCTCCCTGTTTTTAGAGGGGAAAAATTCGCCGGCTGCCACATCGACGTCCGTGCATTCATATTCAACGGCGAGCATCCGCATGTTTTCCCAGGCGGTTTGACCCGGGTTGCGTTGAAGGAAGGCTCAGTCGTCGTCAACTCTTCTCAAGGCGGCGGTGGAAAAGATACATGGGTGATGACCGAATAA
- a CDS encoding M23 family metallopeptidase codes for MREEEKQKSVNPLKAKWYKKKRWVYPAVYLGFAAVILASVLWYQNTIGEKLDEGANPIGYEDQDSVPVMTDAEVFKSPVDDKAVHVQKKFYDSEASEADQEAALVFYNNTYFQNKGINYATESGEPFEVKASLSGKVVKAKQEPLLGYVVHIEHDNGVMTHYSSLADLQVEKGDTVKQGDVLGTAGMNLLDKEAKVHVHFEVRKDGVAVNPEDFFNKAVTDIPDQKQDVNQAASETEENADVDPAEENANETQSDDASPQENSTEDEDQGDA; via the coding sequence TTAAGGCAAAGTGGTACAAAAAGAAGCGTTGGGTTTATCCGGCAGTATATCTTGGGTTCGCAGCTGTAATTCTAGCATCTGTACTTTGGTATCAAAACACGATTGGGGAAAAGCTCGATGAAGGAGCAAATCCGATCGGTTATGAAGATCAAGATTCAGTGCCAGTAATGACAGACGCAGAAGTATTCAAGTCTCCAGTCGATGACAAAGCTGTACATGTACAAAAGAAATTCTATGACAGTGAAGCATCGGAAGCAGACCAAGAAGCAGCTCTCGTATTCTATAATAATACCTACTTCCAGAATAAAGGAATCAACTATGCGACTGAGAGCGGTGAGCCTTTTGAAGTAAAAGCAAGTTTAAGTGGTAAAGTCGTGAAAGCAAAACAAGAACCTCTACTTGGATACGTTGTTCATATCGAACACGACAATGGAGTCATGACACATTACTCAAGTCTTGCAGACCTTCAAGTTGAAAAAGGCGACACGGTCAAGCAAGGAGATGTGCTAGGTACAGCAGGAATGAATCTTCTTGATAAAGAAGCGAAGGTGCACGTGCACTTCGAGGTCCGTAAGGATGGCGTAGCCGTCAATCCAGAAGACTTCTTCAATAAAGCCGTCACTGACATTCCTGACCAAAAGCAAGACGTGAACCAAGCAGCTTCTGAAACTGAGGAAAACGCAGACGTTGACCCAGCTGAAGAAAACGCCAACGAAACCCAAAGTGATGACGCTTCACCACAGGAAAACTCAACTGAGGATGAAGATCAAGGCGACGCATAA
- a CDS encoding alpha-E domain-containing protein, which yields MLSRVSNSLYWMSRNIERAENTARLISVRLIGSIEHKENHWDELISIIGAHDDFEQRYDRYDAKSVMDYMSFSSHNPNSILNCVKLAREDARAIREIIPQELWEMINAFYWEVKQYKHEDWTVETIDEFYQMIIRQSALFQGMVEATLSFDEAYLFIKMAKFIERAEKTSRILNIYYYRSEDPEHNDPSLYRHWFAVLQSVSGHEAYLKKHHPFITGERVIEFLLFDEAFPRSINYCLEQVYSVFQELENGKIEHYSEDLHELIAKMRHNFKTMSVIDVLTEDIHRFLQEFQSNCFQLGRLINKTYYLGEVGV from the coding sequence ATGCTTAGCAGAGTATCAAATTCACTCTATTGGATGTCACGTAACATTGAACGAGCTGAAAATACAGCCCGCTTGATTTCCGTACGGTTGATCGGGAGTATTGAACATAAAGAAAACCATTGGGATGAGCTCATTTCGATCATTGGCGCACACGACGATTTCGAGCAGCGCTACGATCGTTACGATGCCAAATCCGTCATGGACTACATGTCTTTTTCAAGCCATAATCCGAACTCGATTTTGAATTGTGTAAAATTAGCTCGTGAAGATGCCCGCGCGATTCGCGAAATTATTCCTCAAGAGCTTTGGGAAATGATCAATGCCTTCTATTGGGAAGTAAAGCAGTACAAGCATGAAGATTGGACGGTCGAGACGATCGATGAATTTTATCAAATGATCATCCGGCAATCGGCCTTGTTCCAGGGAATGGTTGAAGCAACGCTATCCTTTGATGAGGCATACCTTTTCATCAAAATGGCCAAGTTCATTGAGCGTGCCGAAAAGACGTCACGGATTCTGAACATCTATTACTATCGTTCCGAGGATCCGGAGCATAACGATCCATCCCTCTACCGTCACTGGTTTGCGGTTCTCCAATCGGTCAGTGGACACGAGGCGTACTTGAAAAAGCACCACCCGTTCATCACTGGTGAGCGTGTTATTGAATTTCTGCTTTTTGATGAAGCGTTCCCGCGTTCCATCAACTACTGTCTCGAGCAGGTCTATTCAGTCTTCCAGGAGCTGGAGAATGGCAAGATCGAGCATTATTCGGAGGACTTGCATGAGCTGATTGCGAAAATGAGGCATAACTTCAAGACGATGTCGGTCATCGACGTACTAACGGAGGATATCCATCGCTTTTTACAGGAATTCCAGTCGAACTGCTTCCAGCTCGGCCGCTTGATCAATAAAACCTATTACTTAGGAGAAGTCGGTGTATGA
- a CDS encoding DNA-directed RNA polymerase subunit beta, translated as MVQNNKESNGQPSSREEHKAQKKKTVEQPEKTSSSREERKIEGQAKLRERIVPIWLRIILVLLVFAFALAAGLAVGYGVIGDGDMMDVFDKETWNHIVDLVKKDQ; from the coding sequence ATGGTTCAGAATAATAAAGAATCCAACGGACAACCGTCATCAAGAGAAGAGCATAAAGCTCAAAAAAAGAAGACTGTAGAGCAGCCGGAAAAAACAAGTTCTTCAAGAGAAGAACGTAAGATTGAAGGACAAGCGAAGCTCAGAGAACGCATCGTCCCGATCTGGCTGAGAATCATCCTCGTCTTGCTCGTGTTTGCGTTCGCCCTCGCAGCAGGTCTAGCTGTCGGCTACGGCGTCATAGGAGACGGCGACATGATGGACGTCTTCGACAAAGAAACATGGAATCACATCGTCGACCTCGTCAAAAAAGATCAATAG
- a CDS encoding transglutaminase family protein: MKYRVTQHTHYTYEQPVSQSINQFRLKPIDDLKQECISFKKEITPNVPSYVHYDYWGNHVETFYAWEDHDELLLVTTSEVMIDPYAFKEAFSFSPQMNEALFSGAFRHQYAEFLMTTDYTKVADEICEEVTAPLWEEAENPFEFVKAVNSYIYDTFTYEPGTTTVNTTAAEAFENKVGVCQDYTHLMLALCRYRGIPARYVSGYLYIGENSAMRGDAATHAWVEVKLPTAGWIGFDPTNNVLAKDQHIRVAVGRDYGDIVPLKGVYHGGIQKLEVKVSVHAIEENVTVKSEV; encoded by the coding sequence ATGAAATATAGGGTCACCCAGCATACACACTACACATACGAACAGCCAGTGAGTCAGAGCATCAATCAATTCCGTTTGAAGCCGATTGATGACCTGAAACAAGAGTGCATCTCCTTCAAAAAGGAAATCACCCCAAATGTGCCTTCTTATGTGCACTATGATTACTGGGGGAACCACGTGGAGACGTTCTATGCATGGGAAGACCATGATGAGCTCTTGCTCGTCACAACCTCAGAGGTCATGATTGATCCTTATGCGTTTAAAGAGGCGTTTTCATTCAGTCCTCAGATGAATGAGGCGTTGTTTTCAGGGGCATTCCGGCACCAATACGCGGAATTTCTGATGACAACGGACTATACGAAGGTTGCGGATGAAATCTGTGAAGAGGTGACAGCTCCTTTATGGGAGGAAGCAGAGAATCCATTTGAATTTGTAAAAGCGGTGAATTCCTACATTTACGATACGTTCACTTATGAACCTGGTACGACGACCGTCAATACGACGGCTGCTGAAGCGTTTGAAAATAAAGTGGGTGTCTGTCAGGATTACACGCATCTGATGCTTGCTCTATGTCGTTATCGCGGCATTCCAGCGCGGTATGTGAGCGGATACTTGTATATCGGAGAAAATTCAGCTATGCGCGGGGATGCTGCGACCCATGCCTGGGTGGAGGTCAAGCTGCCGACAGCTGGTTGGATCGGGTTTGATCCGACAAACAATGTATTGGCAAAAGATCAGCATATCCGTGTCGCGGTTGGACGCGATTATGGTGATATCGTTCCGCTCAAAGGTGTTTACCACGGCGGCATACAGAAGCTTGAAGTGAAAGTCAGCGTACACGCTATTGAAGAAAATGTAACGGTGAAGTCGGAAGTATAG
- a CDS encoding flagellar hook-basal body protein — MNRSMITASVSMGQLQRKMDTISHNLSNSNTYGFKSRNVQFSDLLYQEVKSQAKEGPESGRLTPEHVRFGNGSRVTGTMLQLAQGSVTETGRSLDFALLDENVMFQIRKTLENGDEIVEYTREGSFYLAPVEGNPDVMQLTTANGESVLGENGPIEVPTGFDSISINQAGQIQVTMPDETVVNAGQFAFVEVVRPQLLESSGDNRYRVAPGTQLDQAITQLQQPQEVIQQGALEQSNVDVSHEMTQLLTTQRSYQLNAKAVTMADQMMGLVNTIR; from the coding sequence ATGAATCGATCGATGATCACCGCTTCAGTATCAATGGGACAGCTTCAACGTAAGATGGACACGATTTCACATAATCTATCGAACAGTAATACATATGGCTTCAAAAGTAGAAATGTCCAATTTTCAGATCTTCTCTATCAAGAGGTTAAAAGTCAGGCGAAAGAAGGACCAGAAAGTGGAAGGCTGACGCCTGAACATGTGCGGTTCGGGAATGGCTCACGCGTGACCGGTACAATGCTCCAATTGGCGCAAGGATCTGTCACAGAAACCGGTCGTTCCTTGGATTTCGCGCTTTTGGACGAAAATGTCATGTTCCAAATTCGAAAAACCCTTGAAAATGGTGACGAAATCGTTGAATATACAAGGGAAGGGTCTTTTTATCTAGCACCAGTCGAAGGGAATCCAGACGTCATGCAATTGACGACTGCGAACGGCGAAAGCGTGTTGGGTGAAAATGGACCAATTGAAGTACCTACAGGGTTTGATTCCATATCCATCAATCAAGCTGGCCAGATACAGGTCACGATGCCGGATGAAACCGTCGTCAATGCTGGTCAATTTGCCTTTGTTGAAGTGGTTCGCCCTCAATTGCTAGAGTCATCAGGAGATAATCGGTATCGTGTCGCACCGGGAACTCAGCTTGACCAAGCAATCACACAACTGCAGCAGCCTCAAGAAGTGATCCAGCAAGGTGCCCTGGAGCAGTCGAACGTGGATGTATCCCATGAAATGACCCAGCTCCTGACAACACAACGATCCTATCAATTGAATGCCAAAGCAGTTACAATGGCAGATCAGATGATGGGACTTGTGAATACGATCCGATAA
- a CDS encoding DUF1028 domain-containing protein translates to MYTAKIPNDLVATFSIVGYDPETEEHGIAVQSKFIGVGSVVPWARAGVGAVATQSFANTSYGPKGLEHMASGKSAEETVRLLTEKDEKRELRQVGIVDANGQAATFTGSECYEWAGGRTGPNYAAQGNILVNQETIDQMAVTFENTEGTLAERLLTALNAGQHAGGDSRGKQSAALLVVKEKGGYGGYNDRAIDLRVDDHPEPISELIRLHDLHQLYFSPSNQDNIVKIEGDVFSQVSFELERLGYLERSDEHTEDAVLDALRVLIHQENFEEREQKRGWIDLDILQFMKKNQ, encoded by the coding sequence ATGTACACAGCTAAGATTCCGAATGATTTAGTGGCTACGTTTTCGATCGTTGGTTATGATCCCGAAACGGAAGAGCATGGTATAGCGGTTCAATCGAAGTTCATCGGTGTAGGCTCTGTCGTGCCTTGGGCGAGAGCAGGAGTGGGGGCAGTTGCGACGCAATCCTTTGCGAACACCTCTTACGGTCCGAAGGGGCTCGAGCATATGGCGTCCGGTAAATCTGCTGAGGAGACAGTGAGGCTTCTAACTGAGAAGGATGAAAAAAGGGAGCTGCGTCAGGTCGGAATCGTAGATGCGAACGGTCAGGCTGCGACCTTTACAGGGTCGGAATGCTACGAGTGGGCTGGCGGAAGAACGGGTCCAAACTACGCTGCGCAAGGAAATATCCTTGTGAATCAAGAGACGATCGACCAAATGGCTGTCACGTTTGAGAATACGGAAGGGACACTTGCTGAGCGTCTCCTTACTGCACTTAATGCCGGTCAACATGCTGGTGGAGACAGCCGTGGAAAACAATCGGCAGCTCTTTTAGTCGTAAAAGAAAAGGGAGGTTACGGCGGCTATAACGACCGCGCGATTGACCTCCGGGTGGACGATCATCCTGAGCCGATTTCGGAGCTGATTCGCCTCCATGATCTTCATCAGCTTTATTTTTCACCGTCCAATCAAGACAACATCGTGAAGATTGAAGGGGACGTCTTCAGCCAGGTCAGCTTTGAGCTTGAGCGGCTCGGATATTTGGAAAGAAGTGATGAGCATACTGAAGATGCGGTGCTGGATGCTTTACGCGTCCTTATTCATCAGGAAAACTTTGAAGAACGGGAACAAAAGCGAGGCTGGATTGACCTGGACATCCTCCAATTCATGAAAAAAAACCAATAA
- a CDS encoding GntR family transcriptional regulator, whose translation MTDLFQSTKPIYSQLADRINRQILRGELKPGDKLPSVREMALQVNVNPNTVQRTYRELEGMEIVESRRGQGTFVTENEEILNAMRERLKKDEISQFVEGMHAMGYKNEEIEEGLRNFLNDGKGDQA comes from the coding sequence ATGACAGATCTATTTCAATCGACAAAGCCAATCTACAGTCAACTAGCCGATCGCATCAACAGACAAATTTTACGTGGAGAACTAAAGCCAGGAGATAAACTGCCATCAGTCAGGGAAATGGCGCTTCAAGTGAATGTAAATCCGAATACAGTGCAACGAACCTATCGAGAGCTGGAGGGAATGGAAATCGTGGAATCGAGAAGAGGGCAAGGAACGTTCGTCACCGAGAATGAAGAAATCTTAAATGCAATGCGAGAAAGACTGAAGAAAGATGAAATTTCCCAGTTTGTCGAAGGCATGCATGCAATGGGATATAAAAATGAAGAAATTGAAGAAGGATTACGCAATTTCCTCAACGACGGGAAAGGAGACCAGGCATAA
- the spoIIID gene encoding sporulation transcriptional regulator SpoIIID has translation MHDYIKERTIKIGRYIVETRKTVRMIAKEFGVSKSTVHKDLTERLPEINPELANSVKEILEYHKSVRHLRGGEATREKYKKSTEKVVN, from the coding sequence GTGCACGATTACATCAAAGAACGAACCATCAAGATAGGCAGGTATATCGTGGAGACAAGAAAAACCGTTCGTATGATCGCGAAAGAATTCGGTGTTTCTAAAAGTACTGTCCACAAGGATTTGACGGAACGATTACCTGAAATCAACCCGGAGCTGGCCAACAGTGTCAAAGAGATATTGGAGTACCACAAGTCCGTAAGACATCTCCGAGGAGGAGAAGCGACTCGGGAAAAATACAAAAAATCGACCGAAAAGGTGGTCAATTAA